In Miscanthus floridulus cultivar M001 unplaced genomic scaffold, ASM1932011v1 fs_222_3_4, whole genome shotgun sequence, a genomic segment contains:
- the LOC136530869 gene encoding transcription termination factor MTERF15, mitochondrial-like: MLRRSLSEAGSFFRRLLGRGSLEGGPAAGATAPFRHFVEQLVGGAAPISCAPSAAASAERGTGGGDRASLTVHFLRHSCGLEDADAAKAAERVHLRSTKNARAVLALLRDTLGLPPASVARLVTAYPAVLSSLTLGAKLNFYLRELGLSPAELRRFLLASSNRFLTAGLHTRLRPNLSLLRNLLGTEENVLAAVKQSMELIYGNLEIVLLPKLQVLRDHGVTEEVLVKLVTTHPKALVHRSTRFDEGLAAMKDLGVSPDSGIFPYAFGVFAKMYQSKWDRRVQNYISLGWTEEQVRRAFVRHPYCMSVSEDKVKKCMQFIAEKLGWNPDYVSSCPTILSFSHEKRVLPRYRVLDILVSRGVIKNGIRMSHLTMSEKKFKEKYVDRYHEDIPQVLEAYGARTVA, translated from the coding sequence ATGCTCCGCCGcagcctctccgaggccgggtcCTTCTTCCGCCGGCTCCTCGGCCGCGGCTCGCTCGAGGGCGGACCAGCTGCCGGCGCCACTGCGCCTTTCCGGCATTTCGTCGAACAGCTTGTAGGCGGCGCGGCCCCGATCTCCTGCGCCccatccgccgccgcctccgcggaGCGTGGGACCGGAGGAGGCGACCGGGCTTCTCTCACGGTCCACTTCCTCCGCCACTCCTGTGGCCTCGAAGATGCCGACGCCGCGAAGGCGGCCGAGCGCGTGCACCTCCGCTCCACCAAGAACGCGCGCGCCGTGCTCGCGCTCCTCCGTGACACGCTCGGCCTGCCCCCCGCCTCCGTCGCGCGTCTCGTCACCGCGTACCCCGCGGTCCTCTCCTCGCTCACACTCGGCGCTAAGTTGAACTTCTACCTCCGCGAGCTCGGCCTCTCCCCCGCCGAGTTGCGCCGCTTCCTCCTCGCGAGCTCCAACCGCTTCCTCACCGCGGGGCTCCATACCCGCCTCCGCCCCAACCTCAGCCTCCTCAGGAACCTCCTCGGCACCGAAGAGAACGTGCTCGCCGCCGTCAAGCAGTCCATGGAGCTCATCTACGGCAACCTCGAGATCGTCCTGCTCCCCAAGCTCCAGGTGCTCCGCGACCACGGCGTCACGGAGGAGGTCCTCGTCAAGCTCGTCACCACCCACCCCAAGGCGCTTGTGCACAGGTCCACCCGCTTTGATGAGGGCTTGGCTGCCATGAAAGACCTCGGGGTGAGCCCAGACTCCGGCATCTTCCCCTACGCCTTTGGGGTGTTCGCCAAAATGTACCAGTCCAAATGGGACCGCAGGGTGCAGAATTACATCAGCCTGGGGTGGACCGAGGAGCAGGTCAGGCGGGCATTTGTCAGGCACCCCTACTGCATGTCGGTGTCCGAGGACAAGGTCAAGAAATGCATGCAGTTCATTGCTGAAAAGCTTGGCTGGAACCCTGATTATGTGTCATCGTGCCCGACTATTCTTTCCTTCAGCCATGAGAAGCGGGTATTGCCGAGGTACAGGGTGCTTGACATACTGGTGTCCAGGGGTGTCATCAAGAATGGCATCAGGATGAGCCATTTGACAATGTCGGAAAAGAAATTCAAGGAAAAGTACGTTGATAGATACCATGAAGATATTCCTCAAGTACTGGAAGCTTATGGAGCAAGAACAGTAGCATGA
- the LOC136530865 gene encoding F-box protein At5g03970-like isoform X2 yields the protein MTRGRRHRRPAAPATLPDNDDILSEILLRLPPRPSSLPRASLVCKRWRRLVTDPHFRRRFRSRHPNPPLIGFFDEFVDFPFFRSVMDPPDLIPPKRFCPPIGDEKGGCDPNHWRNFGCRHGRVLLYSLKEKEIVVWDPPTGDHRRVAVPPELDNGERMIWNGAVLCAAASDHSHVHGGFCSCPFKVAVVGVTRNHTQVFACIYSSQTGKWSNLVSAAVPFVVYYVGRPGVLVGNALYWMPLGHDYGIAEFDLDKHTLALVECPSGAEVSKGGSRILLAQNGVLCLASLSGNSLQMWERKVCSEGVASWVLRKSDKLQKILGQSSSMAILGYADDINVMSLWIDGSCCFLQLNSLQFTKLWKTNIISKNHPYASIYDSGI from the exons ATGacgcgcggccgccgccaccgccgccctgcCGCGCCGGCGACTTTACCGGACAACGACGACATCCTCTCCGAGATCCTCCTCCGCCTACCGCCGCGGCCCTCCTCGCTCCCCCGCGCCTCGCTCGTCTGCAAGCGCTGGCGCCGCCTCGTCACTGATCCCCACTTCCGCCGCCGCTTCCGCTCCCGCCACCCGAATCCCCCCCTTATCGGCTTCTTCGATGAATTTGTAGACTTCCCTTTCTTCAGATCCGTAATGGACCCGCCGGATCTCATCCCACCCAAGCGCTTCTGTCCGCCGATCGGCGATGAGAAGGGCGGCTGTGACCCTAACCATTGGAGAAACTTCGGATGTCGCCACGGCCGCGTGCTCCTCTACAGCCTGAAGGAGAAGGAGATAGTTGTGTGGGATCCCCCAACAGGCGACCACCGCCGGGTTGCCGTTCCGCCGGAGTTGGATAACGGAGAGCGGATGATCTGGAACGGCGCGGTACTCTGCGCTGCTGCCAGCGACCACAGCCACGTCCACGGCGGTTTCTGCTCCTGCCCCTTCAAGGTGGCCGTGGTTGGTGTCACCCGCAATCACACACAGGTGTTTGCCTGCATTTACTCATCACAAACAGGCAAATGGAGCAATCTCGTCTCAGCGGCTGTTCCGTTTGTGGTTTATTATGTTGGTCGTCCCGGCGTCCTGGTTGGCAATGCCTTGTATTGGATGCCTCTTGGTCATGACTATGGCATTGCTGAGTTTGATTTGGACAAACATACTCTAGCATTGGTTGAGTGCCCTTCCGGTGCAGAAGTTTCAAAGGGTGGTTCTCGAATCTTGCTAGCACAAAATGGCGTTCTGTGCCTGGCCAGTCTGTCTGGCAACAGCCTCCAAATGTGGGAGAGGAAGGTTTGTTCTGAAGGTGTTGCCAGCTGGGTGCTGAGGAAGTCTGATAAGCTGCAGAAGATTCTTGGGCAGAGTTCTAGCATGGCGATACTTGGTTATGCTGATGAtatcaatgtgatgtcactatgGATTGATGGCAGTTGCTGCTTTCTACAACTCAACTCCCTGCAGTTCACAAAACTTTGGAAAACAAATATCATCTCCAAAAATCATCCCTATGCAAGTATCTATGATTCAG GTATCTAG